A genomic region of Candidatus Eisenbacteria bacterium contains the following coding sequences:
- the polX gene encoding DNA polymerase/3'-5' exonuclease PolX: MTNAEIGRVLERLAVRLEIEGANPFRVRAYREAGRIVGAHPEAMSAIAGTPGALEEIKGIGKDLAGKIRDLVGTGRTELDDELRAKIPDAVVDFTELQGLGPRRVKTLFETLGIRDREALEKAAKGGKLRDLPGFGEKVEQNVLKALATASQWSGRTLLAAAWPLAHALRDHVAAVKGVKQVELAGSFRRRSETIGDLDLLVTGGDPGSVMTAFAGHESVAETIARGDTKCSVRLRDGLQVDLRLVPPESFGAALLYFTGSKAHNIELRKLAIEKGWSLNEYGLTKGAKLLAGRTEEEVYAKLGLAWIPPELREARDEIALARDGELPRLVETADLRGDLHMHTTRSDGRDSIDGMVEAAKARGYAYVAITEHSKALAMANGFDAARVRRSVVEIEEARARHPGFHILHGLEVDILGDGALDLDDETLALLDWVIVSIHSKFEMTPEAATERAVRAVSNPHVHAFGHPSGRLIGSREGVPFDIETVARAAAANGVLMEINASPDRLDLNDAHARAAKALGCRFVIDTDAHSTGQLDQMRFGVFQARRAGLTRNDVLNTKPWTRLELHLEKAARRSRKPAGAVRRRPSAGRTKP, from the coding sequence ATGACCAACGCCGAGATCGGGCGGGTGCTCGAGCGGCTCGCCGTCCGCCTCGAGATCGAGGGGGCGAATCCGTTCCGGGTTCGCGCCTATCGCGAGGCCGGGCGCATCGTCGGAGCGCACCCCGAGGCGATGAGCGCGATCGCCGGCACGCCCGGCGCGCTCGAGGAGATCAAGGGCATCGGCAAGGATCTCGCGGGCAAGATCCGCGACCTGGTCGGCACCGGGCGCACGGAGCTCGACGACGAGCTGCGGGCGAAGATCCCCGACGCGGTGGTGGACTTCACCGAACTGCAGGGCCTGGGTCCCAGGCGCGTGAAGACTCTGTTCGAGACGCTCGGCATTCGCGACCGCGAGGCGCTGGAGAAGGCGGCGAAGGGCGGAAAGCTGCGTGACCTGCCCGGCTTCGGCGAGAAGGTCGAGCAGAACGTGCTCAAGGCGCTCGCCACCGCGAGCCAGTGGTCGGGCCGCACGCTGCTGGCGGCGGCCTGGCCGCTCGCGCACGCGCTGCGAGACCACGTCGCCGCCGTGAAGGGTGTCAAGCAGGTCGAGCTGGCGGGTTCGTTCCGCCGCCGCAGCGAGACCATCGGCGATCTCGACCTGCTGGTGACGGGCGGCGACCCCGGGAGCGTGATGACGGCGTTCGCCGGCCACGAATCGGTCGCCGAGACGATCGCGCGGGGCGACACCAAGTGCAGCGTGCGGCTCAGGGACGGGCTGCAGGTGGACCTGCGGCTGGTGCCGCCCGAGAGCTTCGGCGCCGCGCTGCTCTACTTCACGGGCTCGAAGGCGCACAACATCGAGCTGCGCAAGCTGGCGATCGAGAAGGGCTGGAGCCTCAACGAATACGGGCTCACGAAGGGCGCGAAGCTGCTGGCCGGGCGGACCGAGGAGGAGGTTTACGCGAAGCTGGGCCTCGCCTGGATCCCGCCCGAGCTGCGCGAGGCGCGGGACGAGATCGCGCTCGCCCGCGACGGCGAGCTGCCACGGCTCGTCGAGACCGCCGACCTGCGTGGCGACCTGCACATGCACACGACCCGCAGCGACGGCCGTGATTCCATTGACGGAATGGTCGAGGCGGCGAAGGCGCGCGGCTACGCGTACGTCGCGATCACCGAGCACTCGAAGGCGCTGGCGATGGCGAACGGCTTCGACGCCGCGCGCGTGCGGCGTTCGGTCGTCGAGATCGAGGAGGCGCGCGCCCGCCACCCCGGGTTCCACATCCTGCACGGGCTGGAGGTGGACATCCTCGGCGACGGCGCGCTCGACCTGGACGACGAGACGCTGGCGCTGCTCGACTGGGTGATCGTCTCGATCCACTCGAAGTTCGAGATGACGCCCGAGGCCGCGACCGAGCGCGCGGTTCGCGCCGTGTCGAACCCGCACGTCCACGCGTTCGGGCATCCGAGCGGGCGGCTCATCGGCTCGCGCGAAGGCGTGCCGTTCGACATCGAGACCGTCGCCCGGGCGGCGGCCGCGAACGGGGTGCTCATGGAGATCAACGCCTCGCCCGACCGGCTGGACCTGAACGACGCGCACGCGAGGGCCGCGAAGGCGCTCGGCTGCCGGTTCGTGATTGACACCGACGCGCATTCGACGGGCCAGCTCGACCAGATGCGCTTCGGCGTCTTCCAGGCGCGCCGCGCGGGGCTGACGCGCAACGACGTGCTCAACACGAAGCCCTGGACACGCCTGGAGCTGCACCTGGAGAAGGCCGCACGGCGCTCGCGCAAGCCGGCGGGCGCCGTGCGCCGGCGACCCTCCGCGGGCCGCACGAAGCCGTAG
- the pruA gene encoding L-glutamate gamma-semialdehyde dehydrogenase, which yields MNPATTGALAPADARTLPEYSPTTYVDFSQPQHRAAFEKALDEVRAGFGREYPLVIGGERIQGGKTFASTNPAKPSEVLGTFQSGSAEQARQAIEAAYRAFPGWARVPAAERAAYLIEAAKRMRERRHHFSAWMVLEIGKSWAEADADTAEAIDFMEFYAREMLRYDAPQPVHQMPGEKDSLVYLPIGVGAVIPPWNFPLAICVGMSTAAIVTGNTVVLKPASDTPGIAWQFFALMEEVGLPAGVLNFVTGGGAVVGDTIVRHPLTRFVSFTGSKAVGIGINKLAADVVPGQRWLKRVVAEMGGKDGIIVDDEADLDAAALGVAQSAFGFQGQKCSACSRAIVVDRVHDAFVEKLMAQIARFVKVGDPAVHGTYMGPVASDRAMKTILEYLEVGKQEGRLLTGGGRVSGAEGWFVQPTVFDDVAPTARIALEEIFGPVLAIIRAKDFDDALAIANNTEYGLTGAVFTKNPAKLQRAREEFFVGNLYLNRKCTGAMVGCHPFGGFNMSGTDSKAGGRDYLLLFLQAKSIAEKLG from the coding sequence ATGAATCCCGCCACCACCGGCGCACTCGCGCCCGCCGACGCGCGCACCCTGCCCGAATACTCGCCGACGACCTACGTGGACTTCAGCCAGCCGCAGCATCGCGCGGCGTTCGAGAAGGCGCTCGACGAAGTCCGCGCCGGCTTCGGTCGCGAGTATCCGCTCGTCATCGGCGGGGAGCGGATCCAGGGCGGGAAGACGTTCGCCTCGACGAACCCCGCGAAGCCCTCGGAGGTGCTCGGCACCTTCCAGTCGGGGAGCGCCGAGCAGGCGCGGCAGGCGATCGAGGCGGCGTACCGCGCGTTCCCGGGCTGGGCGCGCGTCCCGGCCGCCGAGCGCGCCGCGTACCTGATCGAGGCCGCGAAGCGCATGCGCGAGCGCCGCCACCATTTCTCGGCCTGGATGGTGCTCGAGATCGGCAAGAGCTGGGCGGAGGCCGACGCCGACACCGCCGAGGCGATCGACTTCATGGAGTTCTACGCCCGCGAGATGCTGCGCTACGACGCGCCGCAACCGGTTCACCAGATGCCGGGCGAGAAGGATTCGCTGGTCTACCTGCCGATCGGCGTCGGCGCGGTGATTCCGCCGTGGAACTTCCCGCTCGCGATCTGCGTCGGAATGAGCACCGCGGCGATCGTCACCGGCAACACGGTGGTGCTCAAGCCGGCGAGCGACACGCCCGGGATCGCCTGGCAGTTCTTCGCGCTCATGGAGGAGGTGGGCCTGCCGGCCGGCGTCCTCAACTTCGTCACCGGCGGCGGCGCGGTCGTGGGCGACACGATCGTGCGCCACCCGCTGACGCGCTTCGTGTCGTTCACGGGCTCGAAGGCGGTCGGCATCGGCATCAACAAGCTGGCCGCCGACGTCGTGCCCGGGCAGCGGTGGCTCAAGCGCGTGGTCGCCGAGATGGGCGGCAAGGACGGCATCATCGTGGACGACGAGGCCGACCTCGACGCGGCCGCCCTCGGGGTGGCGCAGTCGGCCTTCGGCTTCCAGGGTCAGAAGTGCTCGGCCTGCTCGCGCGCGATCGTGGTGGACCGGGTCCACGACGCGTTCGTCGAGAAGCTCATGGCGCAGATCGCCCGGTTCGTGAAGGTCGGCGACCCGGCCGTCCACGGGACCTACATGGGCCCGGTCGCGAGCGACCGCGCGATGAAGACGATTCTCGAGTACCTCGAGGTGGGGAAGCAGGAAGGCCGCCTGCTGACGGGCGGCGGCCGCGTGAGCGGCGCGGAAGGCTGGTTCGTGCAGCCGACCGTGTTCGACGACGTCGCGCCGACCGCGCGCATCGCGCTCGAGGAGATCTTCGGACCCGTGCTGGCGATCATTCGCGCGAAGGACTTCGACGACGCGCTGGCGATCGCGAACAACACCGAGTACGGGCTCACCGGCGCGGTCTTCACGAAGAACCCGGCGAAGCTGCAGCGCGCCCGCGAGGAGTTCTTCGTCGGCAACCTCTACCTGAACCGCAAGTGCACGGGCGCGATGGTCGGCTGCCACCCGTTCGGCGGCTTCAACATGAGCGGCACCGATTCGAAGGCCGGAGGCCGCGACTACCTGCTGCTGTTCCTGCAGGCCAAGAGCATCGCCGAGAAGCTCGGCTGA